In the genome of Stigmatopora nigra isolate UIUO_SnigA chromosome 7, RoL_Snig_1.1, whole genome shotgun sequence, the window attatcaacaatgaacattgtgtgcactgtctcacacagacaaactctcagttcaaccaagtccacaaacaaaaatataatttaaaatagcgtttttctttttctatgcatgttacttcgtgggacttctgtcataaaatcagagcctaattttgcgcaacgttcgctccttgtgagctgtcatttattatgaatggcttttaactagcgcacccaccacgtgggtgtacacctcgctctcctattggctgctcccggctgagcactctcgccttggtctgcctcgcagggggtgtggctttttcagccgacgctcgatctttgggatactttttgtgtgcgcgacgccgttcattgtcgcttctggttcacgggagctctcccactctgttaaaaacgtttactcaaatgacctttctcctactgggaaactttgaggtattttcatcccaagcacatgcgcattggacgaaaataccgtattgaactcaagcgaagcgcacacgcaaataaaaataaaacacaaatacaaactttgatatggacgtaagagccgcatgaaaccgggcaaagagccgcatgcggctcgggagccgcgggttggccacccctgtactatacgtttaagctggtgtatgttttgccatgcctggctgtaTGTATTAGTGCAGTgtgccttgtgtgtgtgtgtcaaatacagaaattgcaCTTGTTACTCAGACTGCGCCTCTTAAATGCGGTGCGTCatatagtcgttaaaatacggtaattgtacttgtgtacttgtatttctgtataggaGCAAAAGCGTACtatggtaataataatatggGTGATCGTACTTcacggtttttcgattatcaacggccatgtctggtctaaattaCCTGCGATATTTGAGAGATTACTGTATAACGTAAATGCGGAAGGTCGGAGAATTTGGCATATGGGAATGCTTAATATAGTTCTGGCTTTGATAAAATGtggttaaattttttttttttcaattttccttgattAATTAAAGTAGCTAGCAATGACACCTGGTTTTGATGTGTAAATGTGGGGATATGGAATAAAGAGTAACATCAAAAAGTgaacttgttttttcttttcttcaattAATAATTAAACAACATTGCTACAGATGGGATGTATTTCCCTTTCAACTTCAAATCCGGTATAAGAGCTATCTATCATCCAGGCACGTATATAGCATAACAAAAATTGACAATATCTGACAAAATGATTGTTCTAATATCATTAAGtgtagtgtcttttttttttttttaaatgttttgttgttgttgttttgtttttgttcttttacagCAGCCCCAGTCCCCTCAGTGCGTGCGCCCCCTCCTCCGATGATGAGGCCAGCCTTCGTTCCTCATATTTTACAAAGACCTAGTGAGTGAGCTCAACCTACCCAACACAGATTTTCTACTTCAcaattttcatgaatttatctaATCGTATTTGCACTGTCTTGATCAGGTGGTCCGAGGCTTCACATTATTCGCGCCCCTCCTATTGCCCCTCCTCTCCCGCGACCTCCCCCACCTCCGCCCGTGATAGGTTCACCTCCCTCACACGGCCAGGCACCTCAGGGGCTTTCTTCACCCATCCAGAACATGATCAATGCGCCTCCGGTAAGTTTTAGATTGCAGCCCAGAAGATTACAAACAATGTGCAAAAGcacaaaattcatttttgtcTTACTGTCTGTCAGACAAAACCTTTCCTCTTTTGGTCAATTGGGATTGctgcaaattatttaattttgttaaatgcCACACAGGGAAGCTTGGTGGAAGAGGAGTTGGCACATACACCTCACTTTTATGGGATCAAGGGTTCACTCTCTACTGGGCTTCCCTTTGGCGTTTGCATATTTTCCCATACATATGTGTTTTGCTTGTTCATGTCCATGTGTCTGGCGATTGGCTAACAACCCATTCAGGGTGGACCCTGCCTTCTGCCGATTGTTCCTGGCATAGTCCATCACCCCAGTgacttttgtgaggataagtggctcaGATAATTAATGAAAGCCACAGTAAGGAGAGGATGGATTTCTTAGAGAATTTTAGAATTTCTTTCAAGTCAATAGTTTAAAATGAACTACCACATTTAGGCGCATATAAGCagcatttgtcggacaaaaaattgactgaatcgagggtagggCGTATATGCGCAATAAAagatgacatgcacaaaactgcaaggggacaaagacgaaacgccataacgcaagacagtGTGGCCgtgataggttcatcaataattacccttctttgtaattatcaataactgcaggcagacatcttattcaattattgacatttaattaagtagattggatcacagacaagaaccttaagggaagatacatgttcaaaagtatcctctcggaCAGTATTTCttgtacggctttaaggcatttggataaaaacaatcacgccttcatttgacctaacaatcatataacaattacataaagaagcccgaagtgcgtcacgagtgttatggaagtggcagatatcccgagtccttgctgcctcccgatcaacaaccctcagagcccgatactgggtgagatttagcataaacaatccttggataagaagcctacgtgagagtggaccaggcggctgtctatgacctcgagccgaacaaaaGAAAGAATGGTTTAATgaattaacaaagaaatgaattacagtCAACTTTTCGACGAACAGTAAAAACTCAGCTGAAAACATTAGCGGTAGTCCATGCAAAAGAACTACAACTCTAACTAAAACTATTGGACCCCAAGCTGTCCGCCTAAGTGCCtaaacaacataaaataaacaaactcaAGGACCCTGAGCTGCCCACTTAGGTGCCtgatcaaaaataaacaatatactATTAACCTCCCTTTGAATGAAAACGCAACAGAAAACATGGGAAATTTCTAACATTGTGAAAttgtaatttcatattttaattgtaaagaCTCGGGAGGACGATCGGTGAAAACACCATACCAACTATGAGCGGTTGAGGTGGGAGCATCAtgttgtggggctgttttgttACATTGCCCACATTCGCGATCTTACAGTAGAAACTGCAGCTGTTCAGAAAAATTCCTGACATTATTCAGAAGCTAAAAGCTCggtacaatttttttccaaaatgaccCCATGCGTACAACCAGAAAAAATAATAGCATCACAAAGCCCCGATCGAATCCTCCTGGAAATTTTGTGGGCAGAACAGAAAAGGTGTGTGGAAGTAAGGCAACTGACAAACCTGGTCAGATTAGAGCAGTTCTGGCAGGAAGAATCAGCCAAGATTCCACAAGAGTCCTACCAGAAACTTCGGCGCACCGTCAacatgccgaaagacatttagccgactgacatctggccgacagccaactcaccgaaagacgatctagccgaacgactatttggccgaccgactaacTAGCCGATGAACATTTAGCCGAAGCGCTTCAGATGACTTCAGATGCTGAGAcacaaaaaaggtttttttttcgcgGTGTATGAAAAGTTATAAAAGTTTATGTAAACAGGGGTAACATTTTGTTGTTTAGGTCAGTGAGGTGATGTCTGTGGCTTCCTCCCCATCGGCAAGAACAGCCGTCTCAACTTCTATTAAGCCCCCGACAGTCTTCCATGGGTCTCCAAGTGTTTATTCGGCACCGCCCGTCACCGTTGTGCCCCGAAAACCTGATTCCAGGTCTCAGCGGCAAGCCAGAATGGTAAAGACCGTTTAAACATTTTGGTGTATCAATTAAAAGTCCCCAGTTGATTTGTGTGGTCTGCATATGTCGCCAGGAGGAGCTGGCGGCTCGGGTTGCCGAGCAACAGGCTGCTGTAATGGCGGCAGGACTGCTGGAGAAGAGTGAGAGCGAAGACGGCGTCATCGGATCCAACAAGCCTGAGCCGGAGCCCGTGGTTAAAGTACAGGTGCAACAACAAGCTTATAAACTAAAGGTGAGCCTTCGCAGAATTCCAATTTTCTCCACTGTTTCATGCTAAGATTGGTGCCATGGTTTATTAAAATCCTTTTGCTGAACATGCAGTATTCTTTGTTGACAAAGTGTTAAATGCGGAAATGGATATCCAATGTGGCCAGTGTCCTTGTGGCTAGAATTAGGCGATTTTCCCCTTATCTCGCTCGttcaatagaaaatgaattaaattcataTGATGTAGCCTCCCGTGTCTTGCTTATATCAAGCATGCCGTTAGTGTCGCTTCTTTAAGTCAGTCGGTTTCCTATTTTAGTAAGAACCAGTTCCACATAATGCCTTGATAGGGACATTCTCTGGCATCCTTCTACAAataaggagattaaaaaaaaccttgatttGCCAAAGTGTTGCCCTGCCCTTCCCCTGTGTTGATAGAGGAAACATGCTAATCAAAATGTGGTGAGCATGGTAGTGTGATTGACACGACCAGGGCAGCGTAGGGAACTATTTCAGCgacgcagggcacattttcacagATATTTTTGgccattatattcattttaagacattagaaaatcattcctttatttttttttcttattttgtgtcctcacatctttcatacaaaattgggacacaatGACCAATTTTAACGGGTTTAGTTCAGGGGTGACCAAGTCCGTTCCTCGAGAGCCGCcctccggtctgttttccacatCTTCCTCCAACaacacatctgaatcaaatcatcGGGATGGGTATCAaacttctggacagcttgctgatg includes:
- the rbm42 gene encoding RNA-binding protein 42, with the protein product VQQTLEARGTFAGPPPTFVGPAAPVPSVRAPPPPMMRPAFVPHILQRPSGPRLHIIRAPPIAPPLPRPPPPPPVIGSPPSHGQAPQGLSSPIQNMINAPPVSEVMSVASSPSARTAVSTSIKPPTVFHGSPSVYSAPPVTVVPRKPDSRSQRQARMEELAARVAEQQAAVMAAGLLEKSESEDGVIGSNKPEPEPVVKVQVQQQAYKLKNMETSSEDKKAKPKTEKVRKCIRTAAGTSWEDASLLEWEPDDFRIFCGDLGNEVNDDILARAFSRYPSFLKAKVVRDKRTGKTKGYGFVSFKDPNDYVRAMREMNGKYVGSRPIKLRKSMWKDRNMEVVRKKQRDKKKLGLR